In Arthrobacter sp. CJ23, the genomic window GGACAACTCCTCCAGGAACCCGGCGCTGGGTGCGTCCACCAACAGGCCCGCGGGACGGAGGGCCAGGAGCTTGCGGACGTCGTCGGCCCGGGGGAACTCGCCGGCATCGGTCACGGAAAGCAGGAGCTGGTAGTCGGACCCCAGCGATTCGCGGACGCCCGCAATGACCTTGGCAAAGAAGGGGTTGGCGATGTCCGGGGCTACCAGGATCACGATGGAACTGACCCCCTTGGACAGGGAACTTCCGATGCTGTCCACCACGTAGCCGAGTTCGGCGATCGCCTGGCGGACGCGGGAGACGTTGTCGTCGGAGACGCGGCCCTGAGTCTTCCCGTTGGCCACGAGGGACACCGTGGCCGTGGAGACTCCGGCCCGGGCGGCCACAATCGCCGCGGTGACGCGGTGCGCACGGGCGGCGGATGGTCCACCAGCAGCGGCCGGTCCCCCAGCAGGGGCGGGTCCACCAGCAGGGGGCTGCTGCACTCGTTCCGCGGGTTCCATGCATCGATCGTAGCCGGGATTTCGCCACTTCTGCTGCCGCAAGGCATCAAGCGCTTGACGCAATCTACGTTAAGCGCTTGACGTAATGGGCATTGCGGTGCCAAGATCTCTCTGAATGACCTAGCGCCCTGCCTGGCAGGCCCCAATGACGTGGAGATGAACATGGATCCCAACACCATGACCCCTGAACGCAAGAAGATCATCCTGGACTGCGACCCCGGACATGACGATGCGGTGGCGCTGCTCCTGGCGCACGGCAACCCGGACATCGAGCTGCTCGCCGTCACCACCGTGGTGGGCAACCAGACCCTCGAAAAGGTCACCCGCAACGCCCTCTCGGTAGGCACCATCGCCGGCATCACCGGTGTCCCCTTCGCCGCCGGCTGCGCCCGGCCCCTGGTCCGCACCATCGAAACCGCGCCGTCCATCCACGGCGAGACCGGCATGGACGGCCCCGCCCAGCTCGAGTCCACCATCGAGCTGGACCCGCGCCACGCCGTCGACCTCATCATCGAGACGATCATGGCCCACGAGCCCGGCACGGTCACCCTGGTCCCCACCGGCGGCCTCACCAACATCGCCCTGGCTGCGCGCAAGGAACCCCGCATCGTTGAACGCGTGAAGGAAGTCGTCCTCATGGGCGGCGGCTACCACGTGGGCAACTGGAGCGCCGTGGCCGAATTCAACATCATCATCGACCCCGAGGCCGCGCACATCGTGTTCAACGAGAAGTGGCCCGTGGTGATGGTCGGCCTGGACCTCACGCACCAGGCTCTGGCCACCCCGGAGGTCGTCGAGAGGATCGCCGCTGTGGGCACCAAGCCGGCCCAGTTCGTGATGGAACTGATGGAGTTCTTCACCCAGGCCTACAAGGACGCCCAGGGCTTCGACTACCCGCCGGTGCACGATCCCTGCGCCGTGGCCTACGTCATCGATCCCACCGTCATGACCACGCGCAAGGTCCCCGTGGACATCGAACTGCAGGGCAAGCTCACGCTCGGCATGACCGTGGCCGATTTCCGCGCCCCGGCACCCGAAGACTGCCACACCTCCGTAGCCGTCGACCTTGACCACGAAAAGTTCTGGAACCTCGTCACGGACGCCCTCGTCCGCATCGGCGAGCCCGGTGAGCCCCGCGAGCCCGGCACCGCCGCGCCAGCCGCCGCAGCACCGGCCGTCGCAGCCGCAGCAACCGCGGAGGCCAAGTAATGAGCACGCTCCTCACTGAAACCAAGACTACCCGCGGCAACGTCACCGCCCTCATGGTGGCCCTGCTGGCCGCCTGCGTGGCCTTCCAGCTCAACGCCTCCATGCTCAGCCCGGCCCTGGTCACCATGGGCAACGAGCTGCACACGGACCAGGCCGTCATCGGCCTTTCCCAGACCTGGTTCTTCACCGCCGCGGCCCTGTTCTCCCTGTTCCTGCCGCGCCTGAGTGACATCATCGGACGCAAGAAGATCCTGCTCGGCATGATGCTGCTGATGGCCGTCGGCTCGGTCATCGCGGCCATGGCCCCGGACGTCACCTGGCTCTTCGTGGGCCGCATCATCCAGGGCGTCAGCGGCCCCACGGTGCCGCTGTGCCTGATCATGCTGCGCTCCGCCGTCAGCAACCCGCGCAAGTACGGCACCCTCATGGGCCTCATCACGGCCGTCAACGGCGGCGTGGCCGGCGTCGACTCCTTCGTGGGCGGCTACTTCGCCGAGAACTTCGGCTTCCGCAGCATCTTCTGGCTCATGGTGGTCCTGGCCCTCGTGGCCACCGCCCTGATCGCCCTCCTGGCCGGCGAAAGCAAGCCCGCGGCCGGCACCACCATGGACTGGCTGGGCGTGTTCTTCATCGTCATCGCGGTGGGCGCCCTGCTCACGGCCCTCAACGAGGGCTCCAAGCTGGTGGGCGCATTCTCCACAGGCCCTCTGATGCTCGCCATCGGCCTGACCGTGGTTGCCGCCGCAGCGTTCTTCGCCTTCTGGACCGTGGAGAAGCGCGCCAAGGCACCCATGGTGGAAACCGTCCACCTGCGCCAGCGCTCCACCTGGGCACCGCTGCTGACCACCACCCTGACCATGACCGGCATCTTCGCCGTCATCAACGGCATTGTCCCTGCCTATGTGCAGGCGGCGGCCCCGGGCTTCGGCGTGGGACCCACCGAGATGTCGCTCATCATCCTCACCCCGTACGCCCTGCTCGGCTGGGTCATCGGCCCCATCAGCGGCCGCCTGGCCCCGGTCCTCGGCTACACCAAGGTCCTGCGCATCGGCATGGTCGGCAGCATCGCGGCCCTGGCCATCATCGCCTTCTTCGGCCTCAGCAGCCTGCCCATGATGATCGCCGGAACAGCCTTGCTGGGCATCATGTATGCGGGTACGGTCAACATCATGCTGAACGGACTCGGAGTGGTCCTCTCGCCGCAGGGCAACCCCGGCTTCCTGCCAGGCATGAACGCCGGCGCTTTCAACCTCGGCGCAGGCCTGAGCTTCCTGGTGCTGCCGGCCATCCTGGTGGCAACCTCCGCCCTGGGTGACGCCAAGGCCTCCTACCTGACCGTGGTGGTGACCGGGCTGGTCATCACCGTGGCGGCGTTCGCCGCCTCGCTGCTGATCCCGAAGCCCGTCGAGGCCGAGGTAGCCAAGTGACGCCGGAAACCACAGGCGGCCGGATCGTCGTCGTCGGATCCCTCAACGCGGACCTGACCATCTACTGCGAGCGGCTCCCGCTCCCCGGCGAGACCGTCCACGGCAACGGCTTTGCCGTCAATCCCGGGGGCAAGAGCGCCAACCAGGCGGTGGCCGCCAGCAAGCTCGGCGGGCACGTGAGCCTGGTCGGCGCGGTGGGCGACGACGCCAACGGGGCCATGCTCCTGGCTTCCACCGCCGGCGCCGGCGTGGACATCTCCCGCGTCCGCAGCTCCTCGGTCGCGGCCACCGGCGTGGCGGTCATCTCCGTGGACGCGCACGGGGAGAACAGCATCATCATCTCGGCAGGCGCCAACGGCACCCTGTCCCCCGCCGACGTCGCGGACGCCACGGACGCGTTCGAGCGCGCCGCCGTCGTCTGCCTTTGCCTTGAGGTCAGCCTCGAGACGGTCGCGGCCGCCGCACAGGCAGGGCACGACGCCGGCGCAACGGTTCTGCTGAACCTCTCGCCGTACGCGGAGATCCCGCAGAGCCTCGCGAACCTGAGCGATGTCCTGCTGGTGAACGCGCACGAGGCCTCGCTGTTCCTGGGCGATGCCGAGGTGCCTGGCGCCGGTGCCGACGCCGCGGCCTGGGAGCCCGTCCGGATGCAGTTCGCCGCCCGCGGCCTGGAGCGTGTGCTGGTGACGCTCGGCGCCCACGGTTCCGTGGTGCTCGACTCGCAGGCGGCCGAAGGCTCGCGGATCACCCGGGTTGCGCCCACCAAGGTCAACGCGGTTGACACCACCGGTGCGGGCGATGCCTTCACAGGCGCCGTCGCCGCCCGGCTCGCAGCCGGGGAATCCCTGGCCTACGCCGCCTCCTTCGCCTCCGTGGCCGCCGCCCTGGCCGCCACCAAGAAGGGCACCCAGGCTGCCTACCCGGCAGTCGAAGACGTGGAACGGCGCCTGGCGTCCTAGCTTTCCTCCAGCGCTGCCCCCGCCGTGCCCTCGTGGCTCGGCGGGGGCAGGTCCTGTTAAGCACCGTCAAGCGCCCGCGAAGACCATCCGATTATGCGTGATTTAAAAGCCTTCTCTCATTTCCATTCGATGGATAAACTGATTGAGGCTTGCTGGGGCCGTCCTTCGATACGAAAGATGCTTATGCTCCCCCTCATTGATTCCCTGGAAATCTCCACCCTTCGCTACAGCGTCCGCGGCCCGGTCTTCGCGCCGGCGGACCCTGGCTTTGACGCCGAAGTGGCAGCCTTCAACCTCTCCACCAGGCACACCCCCGACGTCGTTGTCGGGGCACTTGACGCCGACGATGTCGCCGCGGCAGTTGCGTGGGCGGCCCAACGCGGCCTCTCCATCTCCGTCCAGTCCACCGGGCACGGAGCCACCAACGCCATCGAGGGCGGGCTGCTCATCAGCACCCGCCGCATGCAGGAGCTGGAGATCGATCCGCTCGAAATGACCGCCCGGGTCGGCGCGGGCGTCCAGTGGAAAGCCGTGGTTGACGCCGCCGGCCCGCTGGGCCTGATGGGCCTCCATGGGTCCACCACCGACGTCGGCGTGGTGGGCTACACGCTGGGCGGCGGCCTGCCCGTGATGGGCCGCAAGTACGGCTTCGCAAGCGACCACGTCATTGCCTTTGAGCTGGTGACGGCCGATGGCACCCAGCAGCGCGTGACTCCGCGAAGCGACCCCCGGCTGTTCTCCCTGCTCCGGGGCGGCAAGGGAAACCTGGGCATCGTCACGGCCATGGAGTTCAAGCTGTTCCTGCTCGGGGAGTTCTACGCCGGCGGCATCTACTATCCGGGCGGGCATGCCCGGGAGGTGCTCACCGCCTTCAAGGCCTGGGCGCCGTCGCTCCCGGCTGATGTGTCGGCGTCGCTGGCCTTCCTGCGCCTGCCCGATCTTGAGATCGTGCCGGAACCGCTGCGCGGGCAGTTCATGATGCACCTGCGCTTCGCGCACCAGGGAACAGCGTTCGAGGGGGCGGAGCTGCTCCGGCCCATGCGGAAATGCGCCCCCATCGCCATGGACAGCGTGCGCCCCCTGCCGTACACGGAGATGGACTCGATCCACCAGGATCCGGACCAGCCCGTGCCCGTCCGGGAAGGCGGCTTCATGCTGGAGCGCCTGGACGACGACGCCGTGGAGGCCCTGCTGGCGCTGCTGGGGCCCGGCGTCGAAAGCCCGCTGCTACTGGCCGAATTGCGGCTCATGGGCGGCGAGCTGTCCACGGCGCCGGCAGGCGGCGACTGCATCGGGCCTCGGGACGCGGCCTTCAGCTTCTTCGGAGCCGGCCTGGCCGTGCCGCCGTTCGTGGCGGCGCTGCCCGGCGAATTTGCGCGGATCCGGGAGACCCTGGCCCCGTTCTCCACGGGCGGCAGCTTCATCAACCTGCACGGTCGCTTCGGCGATGCCGCGGACCGGGCCAAAGCCTGGACACCTGAGGCCTACGAGCGGCTGGTGGAGGCCAAAGCCAGCCTGGATCCCCAGAACCTCTTCCGCCACGGCCACGTGGTGGAACCGGCAGGCGTGTAGCCATCCCACCTGGATCAATCAGGCGCCGTAGCCAAGCACTGCGGCGCCTGTCCTGTTGCCTGTCCGCAGGGGCGCAGCAAGCGTAGGCTCAGTGCATGTCGGCTGCAGTCAGCATCGCGGGTCTCGTCAAGTCCTTCGGAGGCTTCAGGGCCTTGGACGGCCTGGACCTGGACGTCCGCGAAGGCGAGGTCCACGGCTTCCTCGGCCCCAACGGCGCGGGCAAGTCCACCACCCTCCGCATCCTGCTGGGCCTGCTGCGGGCCGATTCCGGACGGGTGGAAATCCTGGGCGGCGATCCATGGCGGGACGTTGTTCCGCTCCACCGGCGCATCGCCTACGTGCCGGGGGACGTCAGCCTGTGGCCCAGCCTCACGGGCGGCGAAGCGATCGACCTGCTGGGCAGGCTCCGAGGCGGTCTGGACCTGAAGTTGCGGGCGGAGCTTCTGGAGGTCTTCGAGCTGGACCCTTCCAAACGCGGCCAGGCCTACTCCAAGGGCAACCGGCAGAAGGTGGCCATTGTGGCGGCCTTGTCCTCAAACGCCGAGCTCCTCATCCTGGACGAACCCACCGCTGGCCTGGATCCGCTCATGGAGGCGATCTTCCGCGAGGAGATCCGCAGGCAGAGGGCGCGCGGCCGCAGCGTCCTGCTCTCCAGCCACATCCTCGCCGAGGTGGAAGCGTTGTCGGACCGTATCAGCATCATCCGCCGGGGAAAGGTGGTGGAGACGGGCAGCCTTGAGCAGATGCGCCGCCACGTCCGGACCAACGTCACCGCCACCCTCAGCGACGGTGCCACCCCGCTCGGCGGGCTGCCCGGCGTAGACGATCTCAGGATCGAGGGCCGTCGCGTGCGGTTCAGCGTGGACGAGGGATCGCTGGCGGCCGCCATGGGCGCCCTTGCCCTGCATGGCCTCACTGCCCTGACCGTCACGCCGCCCAGCCTGGAAGACCTCTTCCTGCAGCACTACGGCGAGCGCCTCCACCCCGACGACGGTGAAGACGACGGTGAAGACCACCGTGACACCGACGACGGCGGAGGGAACCTCCGGCAGTGAGCGGCACCCAGTTCACCGGAACCCTGCTCCTGCTGCGGCATGCCATCCGCCTGGACCGCTGGAAGCTGCTTCCCTGGCTGCTGATTTTCGGGGCCATCCCCACGGCGACATACGCCGCCTACAGCTCCATCTTCACCTCGCCCGCCGAGGCCTTGCTGCTCCAGGCCACCCTCACCACCAACCCCGCGTTCGCCCTGCTGTTCGGACCGGCCACCGACCTCACCACGGCCATCGGCTTCGTCACCTGGCGCGTGCAGATGTTCAGCATGTTCTTCGTGGCGCTGATGGCGGTCTACGCCGTCACCCGGCACACCCGTGCCGCCGAGGACTCGGGCCAGGCCGAGCTGGTGGACTCCGGCGTGGTGGGCCAGCACGCGAGGCTGGCCTCCGCCGTCCTCCTGGCCTGGATCGCGTCCGCCGCGGTGGGCCTGCTGGTGGGCGGGACGCTGGCATCCGCGGGAGCCCCGCCGTCGGGCGCTTTCGCCCTCGGTGCGCTGCTGGCGGGGATGGGCGTCGCCTTCGCCGGAGTCGCGGCGGTGACGGCCCAGCTTGGCTCGGCGGCCCGGACGGCCAACACCCTGGCCGTGTCCGTGCTCGGGATCAGCTACCTGCTGCGGGGTCTGGGCGATACCCTCACGGATGCAAGCTGGCTGCTGTGGACGAACCCCATGGGGTGGGCGGAGCGGATCCGGCCGGCCACGGACAACAATTTCTGGCCGCTGGCCCTGCTTGCCGCGGCGGGTGCCATCCTCACGGTGCTGGCCGCGTGGCTGCGCTCCCGGCGGGATTTCGGCCTGGGCATTATCCCGGGGCGGCCCGGTCCCGCTCAGGGCCAGGCGGGAATCTGGGGGCTCACCTCCCGGCTGGACCGCGGGGCGTTCTGGACCTGGGGAGTGAGCCTGGTGGCGCTGGGATCGGTGTACGGGCTGGTCACCAGCACCATGGCCACGGTGTTCGCGGACAACCCCTTCATCAAGCAGATGATCGCCTTCCGGGTGGCCACCGAGGAGCAGCTGCTCATGGCCTTCGTGGGCGTGCTGCTGCTGGTGCTGACGCTGATCAGCGGGGCCTTCGGCATCCACCTCGCCCTGCATTTCTACGCGGAGGAGGAGGAACGCCGGGCGGAGTGGGTCCTGTCCGCGCCGTTGTCCCGCCTCGGGTACTTCACGCCGACGGCGGTCCTCGCCATCCTGGCGCCGGCCGTGGGCCTCATGCTGGGCGCCCTGGCCCTGGCGGCCGGGGCGAAGGTGACGGGCTCCGCCGCGGACACGGGCACGGTCCTGCGGCAGGCCCTCGCCCAGCTGCCGGCGCTGTGGCTGGCCGCCGCCGTCGCCCTGGCCTTGGTGGGCCTGGCTCCCCGCCTGCGAGGGCTGGCATGGCTGCTGCTGGTGTACTGGTTGCTGCTGACGATGTTCGGCCCGGTGCTGAAGCTCCCGGACTGGCTGCTGAACACGAGCCCGTTCCATGTGGTGCCGAATGTTTCAGCGCCCGACGCCGATTGGTTGCCGGTGTGGTGGACGCTGGCGATTGCGGCGGTGCTGTTGGTATCGGCGCTGGCGGGCTACCGCCGTCGGGATCTGGTCTGCACCTGACCCCGGGACCTCGAAAACCGGCCGCCCGGCCTTCACACACCATCGATTTTACAAAATCGCGGCCGGGGGCCTCCGGGGTCTAGCCAAGACCGGCCGGCATGCACGATGCTTGCTGCATGTACTCAGCGTCGAGCCCATACCGCATCATTACTGTCTGCACCGGCAACATCTGCCGCTCCCCCATGGCGGAGCTCATGTTGGCCGAGGCCTTGAAGGCCCAAGGGCTGGGAGGGGACGTGGAGGTCGACTCCGCGGGGACCACCGCGTACGAGGCCGGACACCCCATAGATCCCCGGGCGGCCCGGAAACTCGACGCCCACCACATTCACTCGGCCCACCATGTTGCCCGGGCGTGGCGTCAGGAATGGTTCGGCGAGCGCGACCTCATCCTGGCCCTGGACGTGGACCACTACGGCTGGCTCCACGAGACGGCCCCGGACGGCGAATCGCTCGCCAAGATCCGCATGCTGCGCAGCTTCGATCCCGCCATGGCCGGCCGCAGCACCCTGGACCTGGGCATCGAGGACCCTTGGTACGGCGGGCACCAGGATTTCGACTCCACCTGGACCCTCATCCAGGCCGCCATTCCGGGCATTGTGGAGCACGCCCGCACGGCCATCACGGACAGCTCCGGCAAGCCGTTCGGAGGGAACCGCCTGGACCATAAGCAGGTAACCTCTATTTCATGACCCCCGCACCTGTGATCATTGCCGTCGACGGACGGTCCGGCGCAGGAAAGACCACCCTGGCCGTTGAACTGGCCGCCCGCCTCCGCGAGCATCACAAGGTGTCGCTGTTCCACCTGGAGGACATCTACCCCGGCTGGAACGGCCTGGCCGCGGGCATCGAACGGTATGTCACCACGGTCCTGACGCCCCTGAGCCAGGGCACAGCAGCGGAATGGGTCAGCTGGGACTGGGAAAAGCACTACGACGGCACACAGTTCGTCACCTTGCCGGCGGAAATCGTGATCGTGGAGGGCGTTGGCGCCGCCGCGGCGGCCGCCCGGCCCATGCTGGACGCCGTCGTCTGGGTGGATGCCCCGGGTGAGGAACGCCGCCGCCGGGCCCTGGCCCGCGACGGCAGCAGCTACGAACCCTACTGGGACCGCTGGGCCGCCCAGGAGCAGGAATGGCTGGATGCGGACCCCGTGCAGGGCAGCGCCGACATCCGCGTCCTCAACCACGCCGACGGCAAGGCCCCCGGCGATGTCCTGCAGGCCCTGAACTACCTGCCCGCCCTTGCCTCCGTGCTGGTCCCCGAACTCAGCGCCCGCCGCGGCCTGCAGCTGCGGTCCGAGAAGCTCGACGCCGTCCCGGATGCGGCCGCCCTCTTCGAGACCCTGTACGGGGCATCGGACAACGCCGTGTGGCTGGATTCCTCCAACGCCGCCACGGTGCACGGCGCTGTGGCGGCCGGCGCTGTCCCCGACGCTGGCCGGGTCCACAGCCCGGCCGCCGAGCGCAGCCGCTTCAGCATCCTCGCCGACGACGCAGGGACGTTCGGCCAGTCGGTCCTGCACAGTTCGGGGGCCACCCGGCTGACGGCCGGCTGCGCCACCGTGGAAACCAGCGGGCCGTTCTTCCGCTGGCTGGACTCCGTGTGGGGGCGCCGCGCCGTGCGCGCCCCGCGCGGCTACGAGGGCCAGTTCACCCTGGGCTGGCTGGGCTACCTCGGCTACGAACTCAAGCGCGAAACCGGCGGCAGCGACGTCCGCTCCGAAACGCCGGACGCCGCCCTGCTCTTCGCGGGCCGGGCCGTGGTGATCGACCACCGCGAGCGGGCCGTCTGGCTCCTGGCCCTGGACGCCCCCGACGCCGATGACTGGTTCCGGCTGGCAGCCGAGGCCGTGCGGGCCGCCGCCGCGCCGCCCCGTGGAGAAGCCGCCCCGCGCCTCAGCGAAACAACCCCCGCGGAGGCGACAGCCGCCGTCGGGAGCCCCGCTTTCCCGCTCGAGTTCAGCAGCCGCGACACCGCCACCGGATACAAGGGCAAGATCGCCGATGCCCAGCACGAAATCGACGAGGGCAACACGTACGAGGTCTGCCTGACCACCACGTTGGAGGCGGCGGACCCGGGGCTGGACCCGTGGCAGAGCTACCTGGCCATGCGCCGGCGCAATCCCGCCCCGTTCGCCAGTTACCTGCGCTTCGGCGGCCTGGCCGTGGCCAGCACCTCGCCCGAGCGTTTCCTGCGGATCGCCTCCGACGGCGGCATGCGGGCCGAGCCGATCAAGGGCACCCGCCGCCGGGCCGACGATGCCGTGGCGGACGCCGCGCTGCGCGAGGACCTGGCCACTTCGCTCAAGGACCGGGCCGAGAACATCATGATCGTGGACCTGCTCCGCAACGACCTGAGCCATTTCGCCGTCCCCGGCTCGGTGACCGTGAGCCGGCTGTGCGCGATCGAAAGCTACGCCACGGTGCACCAGATGGTCAGCACCATCGACGCGCACCTGCGCCCGGGGGCGCCGCGGGCCGAGGCCGTCGCGGCCGCGTTCCCGGCCGGATCGATGACCGGGGCGCCGAAGATCAGCACCATGGATATCCTGGACCGCCTCGAGTCCGGCCCGCGCGGCGTCTATTCCGGGGCGATCGGCTACTTCTCGCTGAACGCGGCCACGGACCTCGCCGTCGTGATCCGGACCCTGGTGATGGCCGCCGACGGCGACGGGCGGCGCACGCTCAGCCTCGGCGTCGGCGGTGCCATCACGGCCGATTCCTCCATGGAGGACGAGTACGAGGAGATCCGGACAAAGGCCTTCGGTGTGCTGTCGGCGCTCGGCGCGGAGTTCCCCGCGGGCTGAGTTCAGTCGTGCTCCTCCGTGCGGGCCCGCACGGTGCGGGCGTCGTTGCGGGTCAGGAAATAGTAGAAGACGCTGGCCAGGACGGCCCCCACGAACCACGAGTACGGGCCCAGGCCCGAGCCTCCCGGCAGGAAGGTCTGCAGCGCCGGGACCAGCGCCATGACGGCCGCGACGGCGGCGGCCGGGACCAGCGCGGCAATTGCCTTCAGGTTCCAGCCCTTCGTGTAGAAGTAGAGGCCCGTTTCGTCCTCGTGGTACAGGTCCGAGACTTTGCAGCGCTGGTGCCGGATGCGGAAGAAGTCCGTGAAGATGACGCCGAACAGCGGGCCAAGCAGCGCGCCGAGGCCGCCCAGGAAGTAGACGATCACCACCGGGCTGCTGAACAGGTTCCAGGGCAGGATCACGATGGCCAGGACGGCGCTGATGAGGCCGCCGCGGCGGAAGTCGATCCGGTGCGGGGCCACGTTGGCCAGGTCGTAGGAGGCCGAAACGAAGTTGGCCACCACGTTGATGCCGATCGTTGCCACCACGAACGTCACGGCGGCGATGATGGTGATCCAGGGGTTGTCGATGGCCTGGACAATGGCCACCGGGTCCGTGATGACCTTGAAGATGTCCTGGCCGCGGTACTGCGACTCGGTGAAGTAGGACGCCGCGCCGGCCGTGACCACCACGGTGACCAGGGCGAAGGCGATGAAGTTGACGGGAAGACCCCAGAAATTGCCGCGCAGGATGGTCCTACGGTCCGGGGCGAACCGCGAGAAGTCGCAGAAGTTGAGCAGCAGGGCCGAGAAGTACGTGACGGTCAGGGCGATGGCGGAGAAGAACTGCGCCACAGCGGCGGGCCCGTCCAGGGGTGCGACGCCGGGGATCGAGAGGCTGAACTTGTCCCCCGCCTGCACCACGATGTAGATCGCGAGGGCGAACATCGCCACCCAGATGGCCGGGCCCGCCCAGTCCTGGAACTTGCGGACGGTTTCCATGCCGCGGCGGATCACCAGCAGCTGGACCGCCCACAGGACCAGGAACGCGGCCCAGCCGATCGGGGTCAGGCCCAGGACGTGGGGCACGTCCGGTCCGTCCAGCGGCATGAGTTCGGGCCACACCGAGAAGAGCAGCACCAGCACGGCTTCGGAGGCCAGCCAGGTCTGGATGCCGTACCAGGCGATGGCGATCAGGGCACGGATCAGGGCGGCCAGGTTGGCGCCGAAGAGCCCGAAGGACATCCGCGCCAGCACGGGATAGGGGACGCCGGTTTTCTGGCCCGCCGTGCCGGCGAAGTTCATGAGGAAGTAGACCAGCGTGATGCCCACGACCAGGGCCAGGAAGACCTGCCAGCCCACCAGCCCGGTGATGAAGAGGCCCGCCGCGAAGGTGTAGCCCGCGATGCTGTGGACATCGCACATCCACAGGGCAAAGAGGCTGCGGACCCGCCAGTTCCGCTGCCTGGCCGGGGCAAGGTCCTCATTCCAGAGCCTGTCGCTGACCAGGCGGCCTTCGGCGAGGATCCGCACCTTCTCCGGATGCTCGTCACCCGGCCCGGGCGGTACCGGTGCACTGGGAATTTCGTCTTTCAGCCCCATGACGCCTCCGAATACGACGGCCGCCTGCATAGGCCGCAGGAGTTTCACTATTGCACGCGGCCCGGGGGCGTGCAATGGTGCCGGGACCCGCAACGGGGAGAACTACCCATGGGCCCGGAATGCGCCGGCGCGGCGATCCGCATAGGGTGGATGAGCGGAAATGTGTGGTCTTAAGGCCTTGGGGAAACAGGAGCAAAATGAGGAAATTGATTGCAGCACTCGCCATGGCCGGCCTCGCCGGCCTCACGGCCTGCGCCCCGGCAAGCGAAGCCCCTGCACCGGCCAGCACCGCGCCGGCGTCGGGCAATAGTGTCGCAAAGCCGTCGAAGTCCGCGTCGGCGGGTGCCTCCACGGGGGCCTTAGGCGTCAAGGAATCATGCGAGCGCTTCAACTCCCTCGTCGTCGATCTCAGGGCTGTGAAGGCTGAAGACTCCGATGGCTACGATGACATCTACTTCCGCGCCCAGGAGGCCAAGGACGCTGCCACCGGCGACATCAAGGGTCTCTTCGCGGCCGTGAGCATGCTGGCGCTCGATCGCTCTCTCGGCGAGACACCCTCGAAGCAGTCCCAGGACGCCATCCGCGATGCCGTGTTCGCCAACGCCGGTGAGTGCACAGCTGAAGATGTCACGCTGACCTACTGAAGACTCATGGATGCCGTCAGCCCACGCTGACGGCGCCCACAATCTCTTTCAGCAGATCGATCCGGGGCTCCACCTCGGGATTGACCACGGGCCAGATCACCACGATGCCGAGGAACCGGTTGTTCTCCCACACGCCCACTGTCGCGGCGGACTTCGCCGCACCGTCCGCGTCCAGGTAACCGGTCACGACGGCGTACGTCGCCTTGCCGGGCAGCTGCAGTTCGCCTT contains:
- a CDS encoding low molecular weight protein-tyrosine-phosphatase; protein product: MYSASSPYRIITVCTGNICRSPMAELMLAEALKAQGLGGDVEVDSAGTTAYEAGHPIDPRAARKLDAHHIHSAHHVARAWRQEWFGERDLILALDVDHYGWLHETAPDGESLAKIRMLRSFDPAMAGRSTLDLGIEDPWYGGHQDFDSTWTLIQAAIPGIVEHARTAITDSSGKPFGGNRLDHKQVTSIS
- a CDS encoding NCS1 family nucleobase:cation symporter-1; its protein translation is MGLKDEIPSAPVPPGPGDEHPEKVRILAEGRLVSDRLWNEDLAPARQRNWRVRSLFALWMCDVHSIAGYTFAAGLFITGLVGWQVFLALVVGITLVYFLMNFAGTAGQKTGVPYPVLARMSFGLFGANLAALIRALIAIAWYGIQTWLASEAVLVLLFSVWPELMPLDGPDVPHVLGLTPIGWAAFLVLWAVQLLVIRRGMETVRKFQDWAGPAIWVAMFALAIYIVVQAGDKFSLSIPGVAPLDGPAAVAQFFSAIALTVTYFSALLLNFCDFSRFAPDRRTILRGNFWGLPVNFIAFALVTVVVTAGAASYFTESQYRGQDIFKVITDPVAIVQAIDNPWITIIAAVTFVVATIGINVVANFVSASYDLANVAPHRIDFRRGGLISAVLAIVILPWNLFSSPVVIVYFLGGLGALLGPLFGVIFTDFFRIRHQRCKVSDLYHEDETGLYFYTKGWNLKAIAALVPAAAVAAVMALVPALQTFLPGGSGLGPYSWFVGAVLASVFYYFLTRNDARTVRARTEEHD
- a CDS encoding ABC transporter permease, translated to MSGTQFTGTLLLLRHAIRLDRWKLLPWLLIFGAIPTATYAAYSSIFTSPAEALLLQATLTTNPAFALLFGPATDLTTAIGFVTWRVQMFSMFFVALMAVYAVTRHTRAAEDSGQAELVDSGVVGQHARLASAVLLAWIASAAVGLLVGGTLASAGAPPSGAFALGALLAGMGVAFAGVAAVTAQLGSAARTANTLAVSVLGISYLLRGLGDTLTDASWLLWTNPMGWAERIRPATDNNFWPLALLAAAGAILTVLAAWLRSRRDFGLGIIPGRPGPAQGQAGIWGLTSRLDRGAFWTWGVSLVALGSVYGLVTSTMATVFADNPFIKQMIAFRVATEEQLLMAFVGVLLLVLTLISGAFGIHLALHFYAEEEERRAEWVLSAPLSRLGYFTPTAVLAILAPAVGLMLGALALAAGAKVTGSAADTGTVLRQALAQLPALWLAAAVALALVGLAPRLRGLAWLLLVYWLLLTMFGPVLKLPDWLLNTSPFHVVPNVSAPDADWLPVWWTLAIAAVLLVSALAGYRRRDLVCT
- the pabB gene encoding aminodeoxychorismate synthase component I, which produces MTPAPVIIAVDGRSGAGKTTLAVELAARLREHHKVSLFHLEDIYPGWNGLAAGIERYVTTVLTPLSQGTAAEWVSWDWEKHYDGTQFVTLPAEIVIVEGVGAAAAAARPMLDAVVWVDAPGEERRRRALARDGSSYEPYWDRWAAQEQEWLDADPVQGSADIRVLNHADGKAPGDVLQALNYLPALASVLVPELSARRGLQLRSEKLDAVPDAAALFETLYGASDNAVWLDSSNAATVHGAVAAGAVPDAGRVHSPAAERSRFSILADDAGTFGQSVLHSSGATRLTAGCATVETSGPFFRWLDSVWGRRAVRAPRGYEGQFTLGWLGYLGYELKRETGGSDVRSETPDAALLFAGRAVVIDHRERAVWLLALDAPDADDWFRLAAEAVRAAAAPPRGEAAPRLSETTPAEATAAVGSPAFPLEFSSRDTATGYKGKIADAQHEIDEGNTYEVCLTTTLEAADPGLDPWQSYLAMRRRNPAPFASYLRFGGLAVASTSPERFLRIASDGGMRAEPIKGTRRRADDAVADAALREDLATSLKDRAENIMIVDLLRNDLSHFAVPGSVTVSRLCAIESYATVHQMVSTIDAHLRPGAPRAEAVAAAFPAGSMTGAPKISTMDILDRLESGPRGVYSGAIGYFSLNAATDLAVVIRTLVMAADGDGRRTLSLGVGGAITADSSMEDEYEEIRTKAFGVLSALGAEFPAG